A single region of the Brachypodium distachyon strain Bd21 chromosome 3, Brachypodium_distachyon_v3.0, whole genome shotgun sequence genome encodes:
- the LOC100841742 gene encoding uncharacterized protein LOC100841742 isoform X3, whose amino-acid sequence MALAAFGVVAVLLATAVLRGAEAKVCTNTFPASGSASHTERAAAQLRAAESEDAALRLPGLVDHGHGHEQHLIPTDESAWMALMPRRLLAGGAGGNGAPPREAFDWLMLYRKLRGGGDGAIDGPAAAAAGPFLSEASLHDVRLQPGTVYWQAQQTNLEYLLLLDADRLVWSFRTQAGLPATGTPYGGWEGPSVELRGHFVGHYLTAAAKMWASTHNDTLRTKMSSVIDTLYDCQKKMGMGYLSAFPTEFFDRAEALTTVWAPYYTIHKIMQGLLDQYTVAGSSKALEMVVGMADYFSGRVKNVIQKYSIERHWASLNEETGGMNDVLYQLYAITNDLKHLTLAHLFDKPCFLGLLAVQADSISGFHSNTHIPVVIGAQMRYEVTGDVLYKQIASSFMDMINSSHSYATGGTSAGEFWYDPKRLAATLSTENEESCTTYNMLKVSRNLFRWTKEISYADYYERALINGVLSIQRGTDPGVMIYMLPQAPGRSKAVGYHGWGTLYDSFWCCYGTGIESFSKLGDSIYFEEKGHAPALNIIQYIPSTFNWKTAGLTVTQQLESLSSSDPYLRVSLSVSAKGQSATLNVRIPTWTSANGTKATLTGKDLGLVTPGTLLSISKQWNSDEHLSLQFPISLRTEAIKDDRPQYASLQAILFGPFVLAGLSSGDWDAKASSAVSDWITAVPSSYNSQLMTFTQESNGKTFVLSSSNGSLTMQERPSIDGTDTAVHATFRVHSQDSTSQQGTYNAALKGTPVQIEPFDLPGTVITNNLTFSAQKSSASFFDIVPGLDGKPNSVSLELGTKSGCFMVSGADYSAGTKIQVSCKSSLQSIGGIFEQAASFVQATPLRQYHPISFVAKGVRRNFLLEPLYSLRDEFYTVYFNLVA is encoded by the exons ATGGCGCTGGCGGCGTTTGGGGTGGTGGCGGTGCTTCTGGCCACCGCCGTCCTCCGTGGCGCGGAGGCGAAGGTCTGCACCAACACGTTCCCGGCGTCGGGGTCGGCGTCGCACACGGAGCGTGCGGCGGCGCAGCTGCGGGCAGCGGAGTCGGAGGACGCCGCGCTGCGGCTGCCAGGGCTCGTTGACCATGGCCACGGACACGAGCAGCACCTCATCCCTACCGACGAGTCCGCCTGGATGGCGCTCATGCCGCGGAGGCTCCTAGCCGGCGGAGCCGGCGGCAACGGGGCCCCGCCGCGCGAGGCGTTCGACTGGCTGATGCTCTACCGCAAGctccgcggcggaggcgacgggGCCATTGacggcccggcggcggcggcggcggggccgttCCTCTCGGAGGCGTCGCTGCACGACGTGCGGCTGCAGCCGGGCACCGTGTACTGGCAGGCCCAGCAGACCAACCTGGAGTACCTGCTCCTCCTGGACGCCGACCGCCTAGTCTGGAGCTTCCGGACCCAGGCCGGCCTGCCGGCCACAGGGACGCCCTACGGCGGATGGGAGGGCCCCTCCGTCGAGCTCCGAGGACACTTTGTCG GGCACTACCTGACTGCCGCCGCCAAGATGTGGGCGAGCACTCACAATGACACCCTCCGCACCAAGATGTCGTCGGTCATTGACACGCTCTATGACTGCCAGAAGAAGATGGGCATGGGGTACCTGTCGGCCTTCCCGACCGAGTTCTTTGACCGCGCCGAGGCCCTCACCACTGTTTGGGCTCCTTACTACACAATCCACAAG ATTATGCAAGGGCTTCTTGATCAGTATACAGTGGCTGGAAGCTCCAAGGCCCTTGAGATGGTTGTGGGGATGGCTGATTACTTCAGTGGCCGTGTGAAGAATGTCATACAGAAATACAGCATCGAGAGGCACTGGGCATCGCTGAATGAGGAGACTGGGGGCATGAATGATGTGCTATACCAACTCTACGCGATAACG AATGATTTGAAGCACCTGACACTGGCTCACCTCTTTGACAAACCATGCTTTCTTGGCTTGCTTGCAGTTCAG GCTGACAGTATTTCTGGCTTCCATTCTAATACGCACATTCCAGTTGTCATTGGTGCACAAATGAGATATGAAGTTACTGGTGATGTTCTTTACAAG CAAATTGCGTCATCCTTTATGGACATGATAAATTCTTCTCATAGCTATGCAACTGGTGGGACATCTGCAGGCGAATTCTG GTATGATCCAAAACGTTTAGCTGCGACTCTGAGTACCGAGAACGAGGAATCTTGCACTACCTACAACATGCTCAAG GTTTCCCGCAACCTTTTCAGATGGACAAAGGAAATATCATATGCGGACTATTATGAAAGGGCACTGATAAATGGTGTGTTAAGCATCCAGAGAGGGACGGATCCGGGTGTGATGATTTACATGCTACCACAGGCTCCTGGACGATCTAAAGCAGTGGGCTATCATGGTTGGGGAACACTGTATGATTCATTCTGGTGTTGTTATGGGACAG GTATAGAATCATTTTCGAAACTTGGCGACTCCATTTACTTTGAGGAGAAAGGACATGCGCCAGCACTCAACATCATTCAGTACATACCAAGCACTTTTAACTGGAAAACAGCTGGGCTTACCGTTACTCAACAACTTGAATCCCTTAGCTCTTCGGACCCGTATCTTCGAGTTTCACTCTCTGTCTCTGCAAAG GGTCAATCTGCAACATTGAATGTAAGAATACCAACATGGACATCTGCCAATGGGACAAAAGCAACTTTAACTGGCAAAGATTTGGGATTAGTAACTCCAG GAACTTTGCTCTCAATAAGCAAACAATGGAACTCAGATGAACACTTGTCACTGCAATTCCCCATCTCCCTAAGGACGGAAGCAATAAAAG ATGATCGACCGCAGTATGCATCTCTTCAAGCAATTCTATTTGGTCCGTTTGTTCTTGCGGGTCTCTCCTCTGGTGATTGGGATGCGAAAGCGAGCAGTGCAGTTTCAGACTGGATCACTGCAGTACCTTCATCGTACAACTCACAACTGATGACCTTCACGCAAGAATCAAATGGAAAGACATTTGTTCTGTCAAGCTCAAATGGCTCTCTGACAATGCAAGAACGACCTTCAATTGACGGCACCGACACTGCTGTCCATGCGACATTTAGAGTACACTCTCAGGACTCTACAAGCCAGCAGGGCACGTACAACGCAGCCCTGAAAGGCACCCCTGTGCAGATTGAACCATTCGACCTGCCAGGAACGGTGATCACCAACAACCTTACCTTCTCTGCGCAGAAGAGCTCAGCTTCCTTCTTCGACATAGTACCTGGGCTCGATGGGAAGCCGAACTCAGTTTCACTCGAGCTCGGGACAAAATCGGGATGCTTCATGGTGTCTGGAGCAGATTACTCTGCTGGGACAAAAATTCAGGTCAGCTGCAAGAGTTCTCTTCAGAGCATCGGCGGGATATTTGAGCAGGCGGCAAGCTTTGTGCAGGCCACTCCACTTCGGCAGTACCATCCGATCAGCTTTGTCGCGAAGGGGGTGAGGAGGAACTTCCTCTTGGAGCCATTGTACAGCTTGAGGGACGAATTCTACACGGTTTACTTCAACCTTGTGGCCTGA
- the LOC100840532 gene encoding protein ABHD18 isoform X1, whose product MDWISVKRFVPPSYPPRNQPPAYRPDPNQNKPRATSKLSARPAPAVAHRLAPDNATKSVPPNPIHPPRPKVQSRRQRQSRIRPSRRLPRGAADPTRHLSVSTNKVSVINISRHPLNMVSVNLGLVHYVLDHIYGTVLHRTKLGTPFFSKGWGGTRLVLLERMVKQLFPEAPSQNWPPTAVQPIWKTVWETKNSSLREGVFRTTCDERLIDALPPESHNARVAFLTPKSVSPEKMACVVHLAGTGDHSFERRLRLGAPLLKDNIATMVLESPYYGQRRPSMQHGSKLQCVSDLLLLGKATIDEARSLLYWLQSEAGYGKMGICGLSMGGVHAAMVGSLHPTPIATLPFLAPHSAVVPFCEGLYRHATAWDALMEDAAALAQDATSLTEDAAQKSGITIEQVKDRLRSVLSLTDVTRFPVPKKPQAVIFVGATDDGYIPRHSVMQLQKAWPGSEVRWVTGGHVSSFLLHNDSFRKAIVDGLDRL is encoded by the exons ATGGACTGGATAAGCGTAAAGAGGTTTGTACCCCCATCTTATCCGCCACGTAATCAACCCCCTGCGTACCGTCCGGACCCAAACCAAAACAAACCACGTGCAACGTCAAAACTTTCGGCACGGCCGGCCCCGGCCGTCGCCCACCGTCTCGCGCCCgacaacgcaaccaaaagcgTTCCTCCAAATCCAATCCATCCGCCCCGGCCAAAAGTTCAATCCCGACGCCAGCGACAGAGCCGCATCCGACCCtcccgccgtcttcctcgcgGCGCCGCGGATCCAACGAG GCATCTCTCAGTGTCAACTAATAAAGTATCAGTAATCAACATTAGCAGACATCCATTGAATATGGTATCAGTGAATCTTGGGTTGGTACATTATGTTTTGGACCACATATATGGGACTGTCCTTCATCGCACGAAATTAGGGACACCGTTTTTCTCAAAAGGATGGGGAGGTACCAGACTTGTTTTGTTAGAGAGGATGGTCAAGCAGCTATTCCCAGAAGCACCTAGTCAAAACTGGCCACCAACTGCGGTGCAGCCCATATGGAAAACAGTTTGGGAGACAAAGAATTCTTCTCTACGAGAGGGTGTTTTCAGGACCACATGTGATGAGCGACTAATCGACGCATTGCCTCCTGAGAGTCACAATGCAAGAGTTGCTTTTCTTACACCCAAGTCTGTCTCGCCAGAGAAGATGGCGTGCGTGGTCCATCTGGCAG GCACTGGTGATCACTCATTTGAGAGAAGGTTGCGGCTTGGTGCACCTCTTTTGAAGGACAACATTGCAACTATGGTTCTTGAGAG CCCATATTATGGACAACGACGTCCTAGCATGCAGCATGGGTCAAAGCTTCAATGTGTGAGTGATTTGCTACTCTTAGGAAAAGCCACTATCGATGAAGCTCGCAGTCTATTGTACTGGTTGCAGTCTGAGGCTGGTTATGGCAAGATGGGCATATGCGGCCTCAGCATGG GTGGCGTACATGCTGCAATGGTTGGATCCTTGCATCCTACACCAATTGCCACACTACCATTTCTTGCTCCACATTCTGCTGTGGTACCTTTTTGTGAAGGACTTTACAGGCATGCCACTGCTTGGGATGCATTGATGGAAGATGCAGCAGCATTAGCTCAAGATGCAACTTCTTTGACAGAAGATGCGGCACAGAAATCTGGAATCACTATTGAGCAAGTAAAAGACAGGTTACGGTCGGTGCTCTCTCTGACTGACGTCACTCGATTTCCAGTACCAAAGAAACCACAGGCTGTCATTTTTGTTGGTGCAACG GACGACGGTTACATCCCCAGACACTCCGTCATGCAGCTCCAGAAGGCATGGCCGGGCTCAGAGGTCCGGTGGGTAACAGGAGGCCACGTGTCCTCTTTTTTACTCCACAATGACTCGTTTCGCAAGGCCATCGTCGACGGCCTTGACAGGTTATAG
- the LOC100841742 gene encoding uncharacterized protein LOC100841742 isoform X1 — MALAAFGVVAVLLATAVLRGAEAKVCTNTFPASGSASHTERAAAQLRAAESEDAALRLPGLVDHGHGHEQHLIPTDESAWMALMPRRLLAGGAGGNGAPPREAFDWLMLYRKLRGGGDGAIDGPAAAAAGPFLSEASLHDVRLQPGTVYWQAQQTNLEYLLLLDADRLVWSFRTQAGLPATGTPYGGWEGPSVELRGHFVGHYLTAAAKMWASTHNDTLRTKMSSVIDTLYDCQKKMGMGYLSAFPTEFFDRAEALTTVWAPYYTIHKIMQGLLDQYTVAGSSKALEMVVGMADYFSGRVKNVIQKYSIERHWASLNEETGGMNDVLYQLYAITNDLKHLTLAHLFDKPCFLGLLAVQADSISGFHSNTHIPVVIGAQMRYEVTGDVLYKQIASSFMDMINSSHSYATGGTSAGEFWYDPKRLAATLSTENEESCTTYNMLKVSRNLFRWTKEISYADYYERALINGVLSIQRGTDPGVMIYMLPQAPGRSKAVGYHGWGTLYDSFWCCYGTGIESFSKLGDSIYFEEKGHAPALNIIQYIPSTFNWKTAGLTVTQQLESLSSSDPYLRVSLSVSAKLSYFYWIKGQSATLNVRIPTWTSANGTKATLTGKDLGLVTPGTLLSISKQWNSDEHLSLQFPISLRTEAIKDDRPQYASLQAILFGPFVLAGLSSGDWDAKASSAVSDWITAVPSSYNSQLMTFTQESNGKTFVLSSSNGSLTMQERPSIDGTDTAVHATFRVHSQDSTSQQGTYNAALKGTPVQIEPFDLPGTVITNNLTFSAQKSSASFFDIVPGLDGKPNSVSLELGTKSGCFMVSGADYSAGTKIQVSCKSSLQSIGGIFEQAASFVQATPLRQYHPISFVAKGVRRNFLLEPLYSLRDEFYTVYFNLVA, encoded by the exons ATGGCGCTGGCGGCGTTTGGGGTGGTGGCGGTGCTTCTGGCCACCGCCGTCCTCCGTGGCGCGGAGGCGAAGGTCTGCACCAACACGTTCCCGGCGTCGGGGTCGGCGTCGCACACGGAGCGTGCGGCGGCGCAGCTGCGGGCAGCGGAGTCGGAGGACGCCGCGCTGCGGCTGCCAGGGCTCGTTGACCATGGCCACGGACACGAGCAGCACCTCATCCCTACCGACGAGTCCGCCTGGATGGCGCTCATGCCGCGGAGGCTCCTAGCCGGCGGAGCCGGCGGCAACGGGGCCCCGCCGCGCGAGGCGTTCGACTGGCTGATGCTCTACCGCAAGctccgcggcggaggcgacgggGCCATTGacggcccggcggcggcggcggcggggccgttCCTCTCGGAGGCGTCGCTGCACGACGTGCGGCTGCAGCCGGGCACCGTGTACTGGCAGGCCCAGCAGACCAACCTGGAGTACCTGCTCCTCCTGGACGCCGACCGCCTAGTCTGGAGCTTCCGGACCCAGGCCGGCCTGCCGGCCACAGGGACGCCCTACGGCGGATGGGAGGGCCCCTCCGTCGAGCTCCGAGGACACTTTGTCG GGCACTACCTGACTGCCGCCGCCAAGATGTGGGCGAGCACTCACAATGACACCCTCCGCACCAAGATGTCGTCGGTCATTGACACGCTCTATGACTGCCAGAAGAAGATGGGCATGGGGTACCTGTCGGCCTTCCCGACCGAGTTCTTTGACCGCGCCGAGGCCCTCACCACTGTTTGGGCTCCTTACTACACAATCCACAAG ATTATGCAAGGGCTTCTTGATCAGTATACAGTGGCTGGAAGCTCCAAGGCCCTTGAGATGGTTGTGGGGATGGCTGATTACTTCAGTGGCCGTGTGAAGAATGTCATACAGAAATACAGCATCGAGAGGCACTGGGCATCGCTGAATGAGGAGACTGGGGGCATGAATGATGTGCTATACCAACTCTACGCGATAACG AATGATTTGAAGCACCTGACACTGGCTCACCTCTTTGACAAACCATGCTTTCTTGGCTTGCTTGCAGTTCAG GCTGACAGTATTTCTGGCTTCCATTCTAATACGCACATTCCAGTTGTCATTGGTGCACAAATGAGATATGAAGTTACTGGTGATGTTCTTTACAAG CAAATTGCGTCATCCTTTATGGACATGATAAATTCTTCTCATAGCTATGCAACTGGTGGGACATCTGCAGGCGAATTCTG GTATGATCCAAAACGTTTAGCTGCGACTCTGAGTACCGAGAACGAGGAATCTTGCACTACCTACAACATGCTCAAG GTTTCCCGCAACCTTTTCAGATGGACAAAGGAAATATCATATGCGGACTATTATGAAAGGGCACTGATAAATGGTGTGTTAAGCATCCAGAGAGGGACGGATCCGGGTGTGATGATTTACATGCTACCACAGGCTCCTGGACGATCTAAAGCAGTGGGCTATCATGGTTGGGGAACACTGTATGATTCATTCTGGTGTTGTTATGGGACAG GTATAGAATCATTTTCGAAACTTGGCGACTCCATTTACTTTGAGGAGAAAGGACATGCGCCAGCACTCAACATCATTCAGTACATACCAAGCACTTTTAACTGGAAAACAGCTGGGCTTACCGTTACTCAACAACTTGAATCCCTTAGCTCTTCGGACCCGTATCTTCGAGTTTCACTCTCTGTCTCTGCAAAG CTTTCTTATTTCTATTGGATAAAGGGTCAATCTGCAACATTGAATGTAAGAATACCAACATGGACATCTGCCAATGGGACAAAAGCAACTTTAACTGGCAAAGATTTGGGATTAGTAACTCCAG GAACTTTGCTCTCAATAAGCAAACAATGGAACTCAGATGAACACTTGTCACTGCAATTCCCCATCTCCCTAAGGACGGAAGCAATAAAAG ATGATCGACCGCAGTATGCATCTCTTCAAGCAATTCTATTTGGTCCGTTTGTTCTTGCGGGTCTCTCCTCTGGTGATTGGGATGCGAAAGCGAGCAGTGCAGTTTCAGACTGGATCACTGCAGTACCTTCATCGTACAACTCACAACTGATGACCTTCACGCAAGAATCAAATGGAAAGACATTTGTTCTGTCAAGCTCAAATGGCTCTCTGACAATGCAAGAACGACCTTCAATTGACGGCACCGACACTGCTGTCCATGCGACATTTAGAGTACACTCTCAGGACTCTACAAGCCAGCAGGGCACGTACAACGCAGCCCTGAAAGGCACCCCTGTGCAGATTGAACCATTCGACCTGCCAGGAACGGTGATCACCAACAACCTTACCTTCTCTGCGCAGAAGAGCTCAGCTTCCTTCTTCGACATAGTACCTGGGCTCGATGGGAAGCCGAACTCAGTTTCACTCGAGCTCGGGACAAAATCGGGATGCTTCATGGTGTCTGGAGCAGATTACTCTGCTGGGACAAAAATTCAGGTCAGCTGCAAGAGTTCTCTTCAGAGCATCGGCGGGATATTTGAGCAGGCGGCAAGCTTTGTGCAGGCCACTCCACTTCGGCAGTACCATCCGATCAGCTTTGTCGCGAAGGGGGTGAGGAGGAACTTCCTCTTGGAGCCATTGTACAGCTTGAGGGACGAATTCTACACGGTTTACTTCAACCTTGTGGCCTGA
- the LOC100840532 gene encoding protein ABHD18 isoform X2: protein MVSVNLGLVHYVLDHIYGTVLHRTKLGTPFFSKGWGGTRLVLLERMVKQLFPEAPSQNWPPTAVQPIWKTVWETKNSSLREGVFRTTCDERLIDALPPESHNARVAFLTPKSVSPEKMACVVHLAGTGDHSFERRLRLGAPLLKDNIATMVLESPYYGQRRPSMQHGSKLQCVSDLLLLGKATIDEARSLLYWLQSEAGYGKMGICGLSMGGVHAAMVGSLHPTPIATLPFLAPHSAVVPFCEGLYRHATAWDALMEDAAALAQDATSLTEDAAQKSGITIEQVKDRLRSVLSLTDVTRFPVPKKPQAVIFVGATDDGYIPRHSVMQLQKAWPGSEVRWVTGGHVSSFLLHNDSFRKAIVDGLDRL, encoded by the exons ATGGTATCAGTGAATCTTGGGTTGGTACATTATGTTTTGGACCACATATATGGGACTGTCCTTCATCGCACGAAATTAGGGACACCGTTTTTCTCAAAAGGATGGGGAGGTACCAGACTTGTTTTGTTAGAGAGGATGGTCAAGCAGCTATTCCCAGAAGCACCTAGTCAAAACTGGCCACCAACTGCGGTGCAGCCCATATGGAAAACAGTTTGGGAGACAAAGAATTCTTCTCTACGAGAGGGTGTTTTCAGGACCACATGTGATGAGCGACTAATCGACGCATTGCCTCCTGAGAGTCACAATGCAAGAGTTGCTTTTCTTACACCCAAGTCTGTCTCGCCAGAGAAGATGGCGTGCGTGGTCCATCTGGCAG GCACTGGTGATCACTCATTTGAGAGAAGGTTGCGGCTTGGTGCACCTCTTTTGAAGGACAACATTGCAACTATGGTTCTTGAGAG CCCATATTATGGACAACGACGTCCTAGCATGCAGCATGGGTCAAAGCTTCAATGTGTGAGTGATTTGCTACTCTTAGGAAAAGCCACTATCGATGAAGCTCGCAGTCTATTGTACTGGTTGCAGTCTGAGGCTGGTTATGGCAAGATGGGCATATGCGGCCTCAGCATGG GTGGCGTACATGCTGCAATGGTTGGATCCTTGCATCCTACACCAATTGCCACACTACCATTTCTTGCTCCACATTCTGCTGTGGTACCTTTTTGTGAAGGACTTTACAGGCATGCCACTGCTTGGGATGCATTGATGGAAGATGCAGCAGCATTAGCTCAAGATGCAACTTCTTTGACAGAAGATGCGGCACAGAAATCTGGAATCACTATTGAGCAAGTAAAAGACAGGTTACGGTCGGTGCTCTCTCTGACTGACGTCACTCGATTTCCAGTACCAAAGAAACCACAGGCTGTCATTTTTGTTGGTGCAACG GACGACGGTTACATCCCCAGACACTCCGTCATGCAGCTCCAGAAGGCATGGCCGGGCTCAGAGGTCCGGTGGGTAACAGGAGGCCACGTGTCCTCTTTTTTACTCCACAATGACTCGTTTCGCAAGGCCATCGTCGACGGCCTTGACAGGTTATAG
- the LOC100841742 gene encoding uncharacterized protein LOC100841742 isoform X2, which translates to MALAAFGVVAVLLATAVLRGAEAKVCTNTFPASGSASHTERAAAQLRAAESEDAALRLPGLVDHGHGHEQHLIPTDESAWMALMPRRLLAGGAGGNGAPPREAFDWLMLYRKLRGGGDGAIDGPAAAAAGPFLSEASLHDVRLQPGTVYWQAQQTNLEYLLLLDADRLVWSFRTQAGLPATGTPYGGWEGPSVELRGHFVGHYLTAAAKMWASTHNDTLRTKMSSVIDTLYDCQKKMGMGYLSAFPTEFFDRAEALTTVWAPYYTIHKIMQGLLDQYTVAGSSKALEMVVGMADYFSGRVKNVIQKYSIERHWASLNEETGGMNDVLYQLYAITNDLKHLTLAHLFDKPCFLGLLAVQADSISGFHSNTHIPVVIGAQMRYEVTGDVLYKQIASSFMDMINSSHSYATGGTSAGEFWYDPKRLAATLSTENEESCTTYNMLKVSRNLFRWTKEISYADYYERALINGVLSIQRGTDPGVMIYMLPQAPGRSKAVGYHGWGTLYDSFWCCYGTGIESFSKLGDSIYFEEKGHAPALNIIQYIPSTFNWKTAGLTVTQQLESLSSSDPYLRVSLSVSAKIKGQSATLNVRIPTWTSANGTKATLTGKDLGLVTPGTLLSISKQWNSDEHLSLQFPISLRTEAIKDDRPQYASLQAILFGPFVLAGLSSGDWDAKASSAVSDWITAVPSSYNSQLMTFTQESNGKTFVLSSSNGSLTMQERPSIDGTDTAVHATFRVHSQDSTSQQGTYNAALKGTPVQIEPFDLPGTVITNNLTFSAQKSSASFFDIVPGLDGKPNSVSLELGTKSGCFMVSGADYSAGTKIQVSCKSSLQSIGGIFEQAASFVQATPLRQYHPISFVAKGVRRNFLLEPLYSLRDEFYTVYFNLVA; encoded by the exons ATGGCGCTGGCGGCGTTTGGGGTGGTGGCGGTGCTTCTGGCCACCGCCGTCCTCCGTGGCGCGGAGGCGAAGGTCTGCACCAACACGTTCCCGGCGTCGGGGTCGGCGTCGCACACGGAGCGTGCGGCGGCGCAGCTGCGGGCAGCGGAGTCGGAGGACGCCGCGCTGCGGCTGCCAGGGCTCGTTGACCATGGCCACGGACACGAGCAGCACCTCATCCCTACCGACGAGTCCGCCTGGATGGCGCTCATGCCGCGGAGGCTCCTAGCCGGCGGAGCCGGCGGCAACGGGGCCCCGCCGCGCGAGGCGTTCGACTGGCTGATGCTCTACCGCAAGctccgcggcggaggcgacgggGCCATTGacggcccggcggcggcggcggcggggccgttCCTCTCGGAGGCGTCGCTGCACGACGTGCGGCTGCAGCCGGGCACCGTGTACTGGCAGGCCCAGCAGACCAACCTGGAGTACCTGCTCCTCCTGGACGCCGACCGCCTAGTCTGGAGCTTCCGGACCCAGGCCGGCCTGCCGGCCACAGGGACGCCCTACGGCGGATGGGAGGGCCCCTCCGTCGAGCTCCGAGGACACTTTGTCG GGCACTACCTGACTGCCGCCGCCAAGATGTGGGCGAGCACTCACAATGACACCCTCCGCACCAAGATGTCGTCGGTCATTGACACGCTCTATGACTGCCAGAAGAAGATGGGCATGGGGTACCTGTCGGCCTTCCCGACCGAGTTCTTTGACCGCGCCGAGGCCCTCACCACTGTTTGGGCTCCTTACTACACAATCCACAAG ATTATGCAAGGGCTTCTTGATCAGTATACAGTGGCTGGAAGCTCCAAGGCCCTTGAGATGGTTGTGGGGATGGCTGATTACTTCAGTGGCCGTGTGAAGAATGTCATACAGAAATACAGCATCGAGAGGCACTGGGCATCGCTGAATGAGGAGACTGGGGGCATGAATGATGTGCTATACCAACTCTACGCGATAACG AATGATTTGAAGCACCTGACACTGGCTCACCTCTTTGACAAACCATGCTTTCTTGGCTTGCTTGCAGTTCAG GCTGACAGTATTTCTGGCTTCCATTCTAATACGCACATTCCAGTTGTCATTGGTGCACAAATGAGATATGAAGTTACTGGTGATGTTCTTTACAAG CAAATTGCGTCATCCTTTATGGACATGATAAATTCTTCTCATAGCTATGCAACTGGTGGGACATCTGCAGGCGAATTCTG GTATGATCCAAAACGTTTAGCTGCGACTCTGAGTACCGAGAACGAGGAATCTTGCACTACCTACAACATGCTCAAG GTTTCCCGCAACCTTTTCAGATGGACAAAGGAAATATCATATGCGGACTATTATGAAAGGGCACTGATAAATGGTGTGTTAAGCATCCAGAGAGGGACGGATCCGGGTGTGATGATTTACATGCTACCACAGGCTCCTGGACGATCTAAAGCAGTGGGCTATCATGGTTGGGGAACACTGTATGATTCATTCTGGTGTTGTTATGGGACAG GTATAGAATCATTTTCGAAACTTGGCGACTCCATTTACTTTGAGGAGAAAGGACATGCGCCAGCACTCAACATCATTCAGTACATACCAAGCACTTTTAACTGGAAAACAGCTGGGCTTACCGTTACTCAACAACTTGAATCCCTTAGCTCTTCGGACCCGTATCTTCGAGTTTCACTCTCTGTCTCTGCAAAG ATAAAGGGTCAATCTGCAACATTGAATGTAAGAATACCAACATGGACATCTGCCAATGGGACAAAAGCAACTTTAACTGGCAAAGATTTGGGATTAGTAACTCCAG GAACTTTGCTCTCAATAAGCAAACAATGGAACTCAGATGAACACTTGTCACTGCAATTCCCCATCTCCCTAAGGACGGAAGCAATAAAAG ATGATCGACCGCAGTATGCATCTCTTCAAGCAATTCTATTTGGTCCGTTTGTTCTTGCGGGTCTCTCCTCTGGTGATTGGGATGCGAAAGCGAGCAGTGCAGTTTCAGACTGGATCACTGCAGTACCTTCATCGTACAACTCACAACTGATGACCTTCACGCAAGAATCAAATGGAAAGACATTTGTTCTGTCAAGCTCAAATGGCTCTCTGACAATGCAAGAACGACCTTCAATTGACGGCACCGACACTGCTGTCCATGCGACATTTAGAGTACACTCTCAGGACTCTACAAGCCAGCAGGGCACGTACAACGCAGCCCTGAAAGGCACCCCTGTGCAGATTGAACCATTCGACCTGCCAGGAACGGTGATCACCAACAACCTTACCTTCTCTGCGCAGAAGAGCTCAGCTTCCTTCTTCGACATAGTACCTGGGCTCGATGGGAAGCCGAACTCAGTTTCACTCGAGCTCGGGACAAAATCGGGATGCTTCATGGTGTCTGGAGCAGATTACTCTGCTGGGACAAAAATTCAGGTCAGCTGCAAGAGTTCTCTTCAGAGCATCGGCGGGATATTTGAGCAGGCGGCAAGCTTTGTGCAGGCCACTCCACTTCGGCAGTACCATCCGATCAGCTTTGTCGCGAAGGGGGTGAGGAGGAACTTCCTCTTGGAGCCATTGTACAGCTTGAGGGACGAATTCTACACGGTTTACTTCAACCTTGTGGCCTGA